From the genome of Papaver somniferum cultivar HN1 chromosome 2, ASM357369v1, whole genome shotgun sequence, one region includes:
- the LOC113348416 gene encoding calmodulin-binding receptor-like cytoplasmic kinase 3, with translation MGVVEFILLCVLVIQLLNPLVNGWTKDCIASKFTYSRSSDQQDLFYINGNKVGKESFCKALEYCYQTVILFDTISEEEPGGGGGGAGRKHCDFKISSGGLPQKVRRKFLLGSTRDISAANQADQKKTSAEEKHSGNTLLTTKTVGMAVAGMFLLCCSFICPCFRSRKKDISEVGLTKDHSTNSTSSLGSTSSEKLPGSPVRTPASPFKVPPSPSRFSMSPKSSEIGSVHLSMSQILKATQNFSPSLLIGEGGFGTVYRAQLQDGPVVAVKRAKKENLNSLQAEFSSEVELLSKIEHRNLVRLLGYVDKGNERIIITEFVPNGTLREHLDGQHGKILDFYQRLEISIDIAHALAYLHLYAEKEIIHRDVKSSNILLTENLKAKVADFGFARAGPQEVEKTHISTKVKGTAGYLDPEYLRTYQLTTKSDVFSFGVLLIEILTARRPVEMRRAADERITVRWAFKNYKAGKLVEMLDPSMTEAVHIEILSKMFSLAFQCAAPTRRDRPNMKEAGEQLWEIRMNYLKSGKRGG, from the exons ATGGGTGTAGTTGAATTTATCCTTCTCTGTGTTTTAGTTATTCAGTTACTGAATCCTCTTGTAAATGGGTGGACAAAAGATTGCATTGCTAGTAAATTTACATATTCGAGGTCTTCAGACCAACAAGACTTGTTTTACATAAATGGGAACAAAGTAGGAAAGGAGTCTTTCTGCAAAGCTCTTGAATACTGCTATCAaactgtgattttatttgataccATCTCCGAGGAAGAAccgggaggaggaggaggaggagctgGAAGGAAGCATTGTGACTTCAAAATTTCATCAG GAGGTTTGCCTCAAAAGGTTAGGAGAAAATTTTTGTTGGGATCAACAAGAGACATATCTGCAGCTAATCAGGCCGATCAAAAGAAAACATCAGCGGAAGAAAAGCACAGTGGAAATACTTTGTTAACCACCAAAACAGTAGGGATGGCAGTAGCTGGGATGTTCCTTCTGTGTTGCAGTTTTATTTGTCCATGCTTTCGCTCAAGAAAGAAGGACATATCTGAAGTCGGCCTAACCAAAGACCATAGTACCA ATTCAACATCCTCACTGGGAAGTACTTCTTCTGAAAAACTACCAGGCAGCCCAGTTCGCACGCCAGCCAGCCCATTTAAAGTGCCACCTAGTCCTTCTCGATTCTCAATGTCACCCAAATCGAGTGAAATTGGATCTGTACACCTAAGCATGAGTCAAATACTAAAAGCCACTCAAAACTTTTCCCCATCTCTACTGATAGGTGAAGGAGGATTTGGAACTGTCTACAGGGCTCAGTTACAAGATGGTCCAGTTGTTGCTGTTAAACGTGCAAAGAAG GAAAACCTTAACAGTCTACAAGCTGAGTTCAGCAGTGAAGTTGAGTTGCTATCAAAAATTGAACATCGAAATTTAGTCAGGTTACTTGGCTACGTAGACAAAGGGAATGAGCGCATTATAATTACTGAGTTTGTTCCTAACGGTACTCTTAGGGAGCATCTGGATG GTCAGCATGGGAAAATACTAGATTTTTATCAGCGCCTAGAAATATCCATAGATATTGCTCATGCACTGGCCTATCTTCATCTTTATGCAG AAAAGGAAATAATCCATCGAGATGTGAAGTCATCCAACATCTTGCTGACAGAAAACTTGAAGGCTAAGGTGGCTGATTTTGGCTTTGCAAGAGCTGGGCCACAAGAGGTTGAGAAAACACATATATCAACAAAAGTGAAAGGAACAGCAGGGTACCTCGACCCTGAGTACCTGAGGACCTATCAACTCACCACCAAGAGCGATGTATTTTCATTTGGAGTTTTGCTCATAGAAATTCTTACTGCACGTAGACCAGTTGAGATGAGAAGGGCTGCTGATGAAAGGATCACAGTTAGATGG GCTTTCAAAAACTACAAAGCTGGAAAACTGGTGGAGATGTTGGATCCCTCAATGACTGAAGCTGTACACATTGAGATTTTGTCGAAAATGTTTTCTCTGGCTTTCCAGTGTGCAGCACCTACACGGAGAGACCGGCCTAATATGAAAGAAGCTGGAGAGCAGTTATGGGAAATCAGGATGAACTACCTGAAGAGTGGTAAGAGAGGAGGGTGA